From a region of the Theobroma cacao cultivar B97-61/B2 chromosome 8, Criollo_cocoa_genome_V2, whole genome shotgun sequence genome:
- the LOC18596437 gene encoding uncharacterized protein At2g29880: protein KRKWNHHEDVALVTALIDLHNIEKYNADTGFRGGYLIELENMLATKLPNANLKAKPHIEFRIKTLKKEWTIIYDMVQGTHTSGFGWDDQRNMVVADDPVWESYIQSHKEAAPFRRKSFPFFNELSIIYARDRATGKDDEDFSNIQPQTSAPRSDTTSTRKKKRLNETGDPITSKSIIAAATILGENIKKAGIEFSKSVGAEVNIQQKAQELDGILGQVEGLTAMERVLASIKLPESPTLMFVFFSIDPDRRLEWLRTFLADR, encoded by the exons aaaagaaaatggaatcaTCATGAAGATGTTGCACTTGTTACAGCTTTGATTGATTTGCACAATATAGAAAAATACAATGCTGACACTGGTTTTAGAGGGGGTTATTTAATAGAACTTGAAAATATGCTTGCAAcaaaattaccaaatgcaAACTTGAAGGCGAAGCCCCATATAGAGTTTAGAataaagactttgaaaaaagaatggaCTATTATATATGATATGGTGCAAGGGACACATACTAGTGGATTTGGGTGGGATGATCAAAGAAACATGGTTGTTGCTGATGATCCTGTATGGGAATCTTACATACAG aGTCACAAGGAGGCTGCCCCTTTTAGAAGAAAGAGTTTTCCCTTCTTCAATGAGCTAAGTATAATTTATGCAAGAGATCGTGCAACAGGGAAAGAT GATGAGGATTTTTCCAATATTCAACCTCAAACTTCAGCTCCCAGAAGTGACACAACTTCaacaaggaagaagaaaaggctAAATGAGACGGGTGATCCCATCACATCTAAATCAATTATTGCTGCTGCAACGATATTGggtgaaaacataaaaaaggcTGGAATTGAGTTTAGCAAAAGTGTTGGGGCAGAGGTGAACATACAACAAAAAGCTCAAGAGTTGGATGGGATTTTAGGTCAAGTAGAGGGATTGACAGCGATGGAAAGGGTTTTAGCTTCAATTAAACTTCCAGAATCTCCAACTcttatgtttgtgttttttagTATTGATCCTGATCGAAGACTTGAATGGCTGAGGACATTTCTTGCTGACCGTTGA